A single region of the Candidatus Sungiibacteriota bacterium genome encodes:
- a CDS encoding 30S ribosomal protein S18, with amino-acid sequence MAQCFFCTTNRGIIDYKDTELLRRFLSAGAKIHSRKKSGLCAKHQRHLAQAIKRARYLALIPYTTR; translated from the coding sequence ATGGCCCAGTGTTTTTTTTGCACAACCAATCGCGGCATTATTGACTATAAAGATACAGAACTTCTGCGTCGGTTTTTGAGCGCCGGCGCTAAAATACATTCCCGTAAAAAGTCAGGTCTTTGCGCCAAACACCAAAGGCATCTGGCGCAGGCCATAAAACGCGCAAGATACCTTGCTTTGATACCCTATACCACACGCTAA
- a CDS encoding EamA family transporter, producing MLWFWFALTAALAESVKDAVGKRGAERHNEYTAAWSQRFFALFLLLPAAFILGRSPLPDATFWIVLLIITASDTLTSLFYMRALKTAPLTHVLPMLALSPVFMLFTTPIINHEWPSLLGVGGVLISALGVYFFGLSRNHLGFFTPFRNLWQQEGTRLMLLVAILWGISAPLDKVAVLHSNPYFYAAAFNTTVAFTLLPFMLKRGAPAVGSLKNISILAPIGIFSALAFIFQMRAVGLAFVPHVIAIKRASIFFGALWGFLFFHEQFEKMRVLGTVLLLAGAILIVLS from the coding sequence GGGGAAACGGGGAGCAGAAAGACACAACGAGTATACCGCCGCTTGGAGCCAAAGATTTTTTGCACTTTTTTTGTTGCTTCCGGCGGCTTTTATTTTGGGACGCTCTCCTCTGCCGGATGCCACTTTTTGGATAGTACTTCTGATTATTACCGCCTCGGATACTCTCACCTCGTTATTTTACATGCGCGCCCTTAAAACCGCTCCGCTCACCCACGTCTTACCTATGCTCGCCCTATCTCCTGTTTTTATGCTGTTTACGACTCCTATTATCAACCATGAGTGGCCGTCGCTTCTTGGGGTGGGTGGTGTTTTAATAAGCGCCTTGGGTGTATACTTTTTTGGACTTTCCAGAAATCATCTCGGTTTTTTTACGCCCTTCCGGAATCTATGGCAACAGGAAGGCACGCGTCTTATGCTATTGGTGGCTATCTTGTGGGGTATCAGCGCTCCTTTAGATAAAGTTGCTGTCCTGCACTCCAATCCTTACTTCTATGCAGCAGCATTTAACACTACGGTTGCTTTTACTCTTCTGCCGTTTATGTTGAAACGCGGCGCCCCTGCCGTAGGTTCTTTAAAAAACATTTCCATACTTGCGCCTATAGGAATTTTTAGTGCCCTGGCCTTTATTTTTCAGATGCGGGCAGTTGGTCTTGCTTTTGTGCCTCACGTAATTGCTATAAAGCGTGCCTCCATCTTTTTCGGAGCCTTGTGGGGCTTTTTATTTTTTCACGAACAGTTTGAAAAAATGCGAGTTCTGGGTACCGTCTTACTTCTGGCAGGGGCAATATTAATAGTCCTCTCATAA